A genomic segment from Dermatobacter hominis encodes:
- the hemH gene encoding ferrochelatase: MTTGVLVMAYGTPAGPDDVEAYYTHIRRGRPPTPEQLADLVRRYDALGGTSPMAERTRAQVRAIDEALQRIPDGGFVTELGQKHAAPFVEDGVAALAGAGVERIVGLVLAPHFSAGSVAQYHERAAATAAERGLPFIGIDSWHLLPELIDFQAAAVRESLATFPERTKVVFTAHSLPERVLEGDPYPDQLRRSAEATARAAGLATWAGWGLGWQSAGRTPEPWRGPDVLEIVRDLAGTGRADGLLVVPQGFTSDHLEVLYDLDVEAAAVAAEVGLAFGRTPVVNDDPAVMGALARTAADAAAGLRDRA, translated from the coding sequence GTGACGACGGGCGTGCTCGTCATGGCCTACGGGACCCCCGCCGGACCCGACGACGTCGAGGCGTACTACACCCACATCCGCAGGGGCCGACCGCCGACGCCCGAGCAGCTGGCCGACCTTGTCCGCCGCTACGACGCCCTCGGCGGGACGTCGCCCATGGCCGAGCGCACGCGGGCCCAGGTCCGGGCGATCGACGAGGCGCTCCAGCGGATCCCCGACGGCGGGTTCGTGACCGAGCTGGGTCAGAAGCACGCGGCGCCGTTCGTCGAGGACGGTGTCGCCGCCCTGGCGGGCGCAGGCGTGGAGCGGATCGTCGGCCTCGTGCTCGCGCCGCACTTCTCGGCGGGCAGCGTGGCGCAGTACCACGAGCGGGCCGCGGCGACGGCGGCCGAGCGCGGGCTGCCGTTCATCGGCATCGACAGCTGGCACCTGCTGCCCGAGCTGATCGACTTCCAGGCCGCCGCGGTCCGGGAGTCGCTCGCCACATTCCCCGAGCGGACCAAGGTGGTGTTCACCGCGCACTCGCTGCCCGAGCGCGTGCTCGAGGGTGACCCGTACCCGGACCAGCTGCGCCGGTCGGCCGAGGCCACCGCCCGGGCCGCCGGCCTGGCGACGTGGGCGGGCTGGGGACTCGGCTGGCAGTCCGCGGGCCGCACGCCCGAGCCGTGGCGTGGCCCCGACGTGCTCGAGATCGTCCGCGACCTGGCCGGCACCGGTCGCGCCGACGGCCTCCTGGTCGTGCCGCAGGGCTTCACCTCCGACCACCTCGAGGTGCTCTACGACCTCGACGTGGAGGCCGCCGCGGTGGCGGCCGAGGTCGGCCTCGCGTTCGGCCGGACCCCGGTCGTCAACGACGACCCCGCCGTGATGGGCGCGCTGGCCCGGACGGCCGCCGACGCCGCGGCGGGGCTGCGGGACCGGGCGTGA
- a CDS encoding class I SAM-dependent methyltransferase, whose amino-acid sequence MLTVDYELLGLQPGDLVLDMGAGAGRHSFECFRRGAQVVSLDYGYDELPPVRDLFWAMKESGEAPQSSLGACINGDALRLPFPDGTFDRVICSEVFEHIPDDRGAMAELHRVLRPGGVLAATVPSWMPEKICWQLSAEYHAPLAVGGHVRIYTEGMLKDRLIDAGFRPEASHRAHALHSPYWWLKCLVGPTNDTHPLVQAYHKLLVWDIAKAPALTRTTERLLNPVLGKSVVVYSRRTVGGGGEHATVTAAEPAARADQVAGPNGAVSTNGSGPAPEAPVEDPASVPV is encoded by the coding sequence GTGCTCACCGTCGACTACGAACTGCTCGGGCTCCAGCCCGGTGACCTGGTGCTGGACATGGGCGCCGGTGCGGGCCGGCACTCCTTCGAGTGCTTCCGACGGGGCGCCCAGGTCGTGTCGCTCGACTACGGCTACGACGAGCTGCCGCCGGTCCGGGACCTCTTCTGGGCCATGAAGGAGTCCGGCGAGGCGCCGCAGAGCTCGCTCGGCGCCTGCATCAACGGCGACGCCCTCCGCCTCCCCTTCCCCGACGGGACCTTCGACCGGGTGATCTGCTCCGAGGTGTTCGAGCACATCCCCGACGACCGGGGCGCCATGGCCGAGCTGCACCGGGTGCTGCGACCGGGCGGCGTGCTGGCGGCGACGGTCCCCTCGTGGATGCCCGAGAAGATCTGCTGGCAGCTGAGCGCCGAGTACCACGCCCCGCTGGCGGTCGGCGGCCACGTGCGCATCTACACCGAGGGCATGTTGAAGGACCGGCTGATCGACGCCGGGTTCCGGCCCGAGGCGTCGCACCGGGCCCACGCGCTGCACTCGCCGTACTGGTGGTTGAAGTGCCTGGTCGGCCCGACCAACGACACCCACCCGCTGGTGCAGGCGTACCACAAGCTCCTCGTGTGGGACATCGCCAAGGCGCCCGCCCTCACCCGGACGACCGAGCGCCTGCTGAACCCGGTGCTCGGCAAGAGCGTCGTCGTGTACTCCCGGCGCACGGTCGGCGGGGGCGGCGAGCACGCCACCGTGACCGCGGCCGAGCCGGCCGCCCGGGCCGACCAGGTCGCCGGGCCGAACGGCGCCGTGTCGACGAACGGGTCCGGTCCCGCCCCCGAGGCCCCCGTGGAGGATCCCGCCAGTGTCCCGGTCTGA
- a CDS encoding class I SAM-dependent methyltransferase: MTVPDAPEQQPTPEMDPTVRAAAEAARGFMPPDEGLALFRAGVEASAAVPGAPLLEVGSYCGKSSVYLGAAAREGGTVLIAIDHHRGSEENQPGWEWHEPDLVDPAVGRMDTLPVFRRTVHDAGLEPNVVALVGDSPTVAGFWTTPCALVFIDGGHGEEPADQDYRLWTPHVAPAGLLAIHDVFPDPADGGRPPYERIYLPALASGRFEEVSATGSLRVLRRMP, translated from the coding sequence ATGACCGTGCCCGACGCGCCCGAGCAGCAGCCGACGCCGGAGATGGACCCGACCGTCCGCGCCGCCGCCGAGGCCGCCCGCGGGTTCATGCCCCCCGACGAGGGCCTGGCCCTCTTCCGGGCGGGTGTCGAGGCCAGCGCGGCCGTGCCCGGGGCGCCCCTCCTCGAGGTCGGCTCCTACTGCGGCAAGTCGTCGGTGTACCTGGGCGCCGCGGCCCGTGAGGGCGGCACGGTGCTGATCGCCATCGACCACCATCGGGGTTCCGAGGAGAACCAGCCGGGCTGGGAGTGGCACGAGCCCGACCTCGTCGACCCGGCCGTGGGCCGCATGGACACGCTGCCGGTGTTCCGTCGCACGGTCCACGACGCCGGCCTGGAGCCGAACGTGGTGGCGCTCGTCGGCGACTCGCCCACGGTGGCGGGCTTCTGGACCACGCCCTGCGCCCTCGTGTTCATCGACGGCGGCCACGGCGAGGAGCCGGCGGACCAGGACTACCGGCTGTGGACGCCGCACGTGGCGCCGGCCGGCCTGCTGGCCATCCACGACGTCTTCCCCGACCCCGCCGACGGCGGGCGGCCGCCGTACGAGCGGATCTACCTGCCCGCGCTGGCCTCGGGCCGGTTCGAGGAGGTCTCGGCCACCGGCTCGCTGCGCGTGCTGCGGCGCATGCCCTGA
- a CDS encoding PQQ-dependent sugar dehydrogenase — MIHGRLRPALLGAVALAATGLLVGCADDDDGAATTSTGAPASTTTAAGAGAPSAAGDLGDASVRLVDLGLEADSPIDLTFRPGSTSLIVAERGGAIREAVRDGDGYRLLDDPVIDLTDAVGSTASERGMLGVAVSPDGEHLYVSYTEASEGDSRIVQYPLTGDDGELRAEPAAARQLVAIDQPFANHNGGALRFGTDGMLYAGFGDGGSGNDPEGNGQARDTLLGKILRIDPSAPDGVPADNPFASGEADGRPAEPLIWATGLRNPWRIDIDPATGDLWVADVGQNEQEEVDRLAAADGGGRGVNLGWDLFEGTNRIDEPDPAPGAASAGPFVEPVLTYTHDEGCSITGGVVVRDPQLPALDGAFLFGDFCQPWIRAVRVGADGNVQSADLGLDVASVVSFARGPDDEVLVVSLDGTIGRLAPA, encoded by the coding sequence GTGATCCACGGACGGCTCCGGCCCGCCCTCCTGGGCGCGGTCGCGCTCGCCGCGACCGGCCTGCTGGTCGGCTGCGCCGACGACGACGACGGTGCGGCGACCACCTCGACCGGCGCGCCGGCCTCGACGACGACCGCGGCGGGCGCCGGGGCGCCGAGCGCGGCCGGCGACCTGGGGGACGCCTCGGTGCGGCTCGTCGACCTCGGCCTCGAGGCCGACTCGCCCATCGACCTGACGTTCCGGCCCGGCAGCACCTCGCTGATCGTGGCCGAGCGCGGCGGCGCCATCCGGGAGGCGGTCCGGGACGGCGACGGGTACCGGCTCCTCGACGACCCCGTGATCGACCTGACCGACGCGGTGGGGAGCACGGCCTCGGAGCGGGGGATGCTCGGCGTCGCCGTGTCACCCGACGGCGAGCACCTCTACGTGAGCTACACCGAGGCCTCCGAGGGCGACTCGCGCATCGTCCAGTACCCGCTGACCGGTGACGACGGGGAGCTGCGCGCCGAGCCCGCCGCAGCCCGGCAGCTGGTCGCGATCGACCAGCCGTTCGCGAACCACAACGGCGGTGCGCTCCGCTTCGGCACCGACGGGATGCTCTACGCCGGCTTCGGCGACGGCGGCTCCGGGAACGATCCCGAGGGCAACGGCCAGGCCCGCGACACCCTGCTCGGCAAGATCCTCCGGATCGATCCAAGCGCGCCCGACGGCGTGCCCGCCGACAACCCGTTCGCGAGCGGTGAGGCCGACGGGCGCCCGGCCGAGCCGCTGATCTGGGCGACCGGCCTGCGCAACCCGTGGCGGATCGACATCGACCCGGCGACCGGCGACCTCTGGGTCGCCGACGTCGGCCAGAACGAGCAGGAGGAGGTCGACCGCCTGGCCGCCGCCGACGGCGGCGGCCGGGGCGTGAACCTCGGTTGGGACCTCTTCGAGGGCACGAACCGGATCGACGAGCCCGATCCCGCTCCGGGCGCGGCGAGCGCCGGACCGTTCGTCGAACCGGTGCTGACCTACACCCACGACGAGGGCTGCTCGATCACGGGCGGCGTCGTCGTCCGCGACCCGCAGCTGCCGGCGCTCGACGGCGCGTTCCTCTTCGGCGACTTCTGCCAGCCGTGGATCCGCGCCGTGCGCGTCGGAGCCGACGGCAACGTGCAGTCGGCCGACCTCGGGCTCGACGTCGCGTCGGTCGTGTCATTCGCCCGCGGCCCCGACGACGAGGTCCTCGTCGTCAGCCTCGACGGCACGATCGGCCGGCTCGCCCCCGCCTGA
- a CDS encoding glycosyltransferase family 4 protein → MRTGPISSSRNPLTRGRSAARGPARPVPGPDDPLRIAFLTYRGKPHVGGQGVYTRHLTKALVDMGHHAEVLSGQPYPLVDERVPLVELPSLDIYNDHFPMRMPGIWELKDRWDWAEVTAFSSGTFPEPLAFSLRAWDHLRKRPGEFDLVQDNQCLGYGLLLMERMGLPVLGTVHHPITVDRRLEMEHAESARQRWSKARWYAFTKMQTKVAKRLRRVITVSRNSYDDICRDHLVSPERLHIVPVGVDPELFAPMPGVVRVPNQIISTASSDVAMKGQRYLLEALAKLRTEFPDLKLVLVGRLKEGSAAQRTIQTLGLEGAVEFVSGVSDQTIVELYNSSACAVVPSLYEGFSLPAIEAMSTGCPLVATTGGAIPEVSGLDGDTCFAVAPGDADALAIGIRRALTDPAAAQAIGLRGRDRVVHRWTWRQTAEKTVVHYRALLDEAAGRAASDVAAGRAPSPTPHTAPTGAPPAGDRS, encoded by the coding sequence ATGCGAACCGGCCCGATCAGCTCGTCACGGAACCCGCTGACGAGGGGCCGCTCCGCCGCTCGCGGCCCCGCCCGCCCCGTCCCCGGGCCCGACGATCCGCTGCGCATCGCCTTCCTGACGTACCGCGGCAAGCCCCACGTCGGCGGCCAGGGCGTCTACACGCGCCACCTCACCAAGGCGCTCGTCGACATGGGCCACCACGCCGAGGTCCTGTCCGGCCAGCCGTACCCGCTGGTCGACGAGCGGGTGCCGCTGGTCGAGCTGCCGAGCCTCGACATCTACAACGACCACTTCCCGATGCGGATGCCCGGGATCTGGGAGCTGAAGGACCGCTGGGACTGGGCCGAGGTGACCGCGTTCTCGTCGGGCACCTTCCCCGAGCCGCTCGCCTTCTCGTTGCGGGCGTGGGACCACCTCCGCAAGCGGCCCGGCGAGTTCGACCTCGTCCAGGACAACCAGTGCCTCGGCTACGGCCTGCTGCTGATGGAGCGCATGGGCCTCCCCGTGCTCGGGACCGTCCACCACCCGATCACCGTCGACCGTCGGCTCGAGATGGAGCACGCCGAGTCGGCGCGGCAGCGCTGGTCGAAGGCCCGCTGGTACGCCTTCACGAAGATGCAGACGAAGGTGGCCAAGCGGCTGCGCCGGGTCATCACCGTGTCGCGCAACTCCTACGACGACATCTGCCGCGACCACCTGGTGTCACCGGAGCGGCTGCACATCGTGCCGGTCGGCGTCGACCCCGAGCTCTTCGCCCCGATGCCGGGTGTGGTGCGCGTCCCCAACCAGATCATCTCGACCGCGTCCTCGGACGTGGCGATGAAGGGCCAGCGCTACCTGCTCGAGGCGCTCGCCAAGCTGCGCACCGAGTTCCCCGACCTCAAGCTCGTCCTCGTCGGCCGGCTGAAGGAGGGCTCGGCGGCCCAGCGCACGATCCAGACGCTGGGCCTCGAGGGCGCGGTCGAGTTCGTCTCCGGCGTGTCCGACCAGACGATCGTCGAGCTCTACAACTCCTCGGCGTGCGCCGTCGTCCCCTCGCTGTACGAGGGCTTCTCGCTCCCTGCGATCGAGGCGATGAGCACCGGCTGCCCGCTGGTCGCGACGACCGGCGGCGCCATCCCCGAGGTGTCGGGCCTCGACGGCGACACGTGCTTCGCGGTCGCCCCGGGCGACGCCGACGCGCTGGCCATCGGCATCCGCCGGGCGCTGACCGACCCGGCGGCCGCCCAGGCGATCGGCCTCCGGGGCCGGGACCGCGTCGTCCACCGCTGGACGTGGCGCCAGACGGCGGAGAAGACCGTCGTCCACTACCGGGCCCTGCTCGACGAGGCCGCGGGCCGCGCCGCGAGCGACGTGGCCGCCGGCCGGGCCCCCTCCCCCACCCCCCACACAGCCCCGACCGGCGCGCCGCCGGCGGGCGACAGGAGCTGA
- the tesB gene encoding acyl-CoA thioesterase II translates to MDQAAVDALIALLDLEPIEVNIFRGLSPDRGDQRVFGGQVAGQALVAAARTVEADKIVHSLHAYFLRPGDPTVPIIYEVDRTRDGRSFATRRVKAVQHGRSIFTLSANFQTPEEGFDHQFDMPSGLPEPDSLPDFRERMEPYREQFAEWFDRPRPIDTRYCELGPWERKEDRPPYQHVWLKANGVLPDDPVLHICVLTYASDMTLLDTSLLPHGSSFTVGEVFMASLDHAMWFHRPFRADEWLLYAQDTPSASGGRGLGRGLVYSHDGRLVASVVQEGVIRRMR, encoded by the coding sequence ATGGACCAAGCCGCCGTGGACGCCCTGATCGCCCTGCTCGACCTGGAGCCGATCGAGGTGAACATCTTCCGGGGCCTGAGCCCGGACCGGGGCGACCAGCGGGTGTTCGGCGGCCAGGTCGCCGGCCAGGCGCTGGTGGCGGCGGCCCGGACGGTCGAGGCGGACAAGATCGTGCACTCGCTCCACGCCTACTTCCTCCGGCCCGGCGACCCGACGGTCCCGATCATCTACGAGGTCGACCGCACCCGCGACGGCCGCTCGTTCGCCACCCGCCGGGTGAAGGCGGTGCAGCACGGCCGCAGCATCTTCACGCTGTCGGCCAACTTCCAGACGCCCGAGGAGGGCTTCGACCACCAGTTCGACATGCCGAGCGGCCTGCCCGAGCCCGACTCGCTGCCCGACTTCCGGGAGCGGATGGAGCCGTACCGCGAGCAGTTCGCCGAGTGGTTCGATCGGCCGCGGCCGATCGACACCCGCTACTGCGAGCTCGGCCCCTGGGAGCGCAAGGAGGACCGGCCGCCGTACCAGCACGTCTGGCTCAAGGCGAACGGCGTGCTCCCCGACGACCCGGTGCTGCACATCTGCGTGCTGACCTACGCGTCCGACATGACCCTGCTCGACACCTCGCTGCTCCCCCACGGCTCGTCGTTCACCGTGGGCGAGGTGTTCATGGCGAGCCTCGACCACGCGATGTGGTTCCACCGCCCGTTCCGCGCCGACGAGTGGCTGCTGTACGCGCAGGACACGCCGAGCGCGAGCGGGGGACGAGGCCTGGGTAGGGGGCTCGTGTACTCGCACGACGGCCGGCTGGTGGCCTCGGTCGTGCAGGAGGGCGTGATCAGGAGGATGCGGTGA
- the hemG gene encoding protoporphyrinogen oxidase encodes MSDRPDGSRHVVVLGGGITGLAAAWEASGHPGVEVTVLEASSRLGGKVRTSTLDLPTGPLVVDEGADNFLARVPDAVDLCTELGLADELTQPALGRAEVWAGGALRWYPRRHVLGVPLDVDDLAATGILSDEGLAAVATEVDRTDPAPDGDVPIGAFLADRFGRELVEHVVGPLVGGINAGDVDELSMRAVTPQLADAAADGGSLTLALRRRVAAAPPSGPVFRALLGGTERMVDVLADRLAGRGADLRTGVAATAVGRDPDGGVVVGTADGAGVRADAVVVALPAPAASTVLGAISPTAAAELGALEHVPVAFVAFAVPRAKVPVPLDASGVLVPRDAGLLMTATSFGSVKWPHWDDGTHVILRVAAGHRHDERPSTMDDEELVAALRADLATVLGITAAPVATRVTRWSPGFAQYEVGHLDRVRRIDAALAADAPAVRVAGADLGGLGLPACIRQGRDAARALVG; translated from the coding sequence GTGAGCGACCGGCCCGACGGGTCTCGCCACGTCGTCGTGCTGGGCGGCGGCATCACCGGCCTGGCCGCGGCGTGGGAGGCGAGCGGCCACCCCGGCGTCGAGGTCACGGTGCTCGAGGCGTCGTCCCGGCTCGGCGGCAAGGTGCGGACGTCCACGCTCGACCTGCCCACCGGCCCGCTCGTCGTCGACGAGGGCGCCGACAACTTCCTCGCCCGCGTGCCCGACGCCGTCGATCTGTGCACCGAGCTCGGCCTGGCCGACGAGCTGACGCAGCCGGCGCTCGGCCGGGCCGAGGTGTGGGCCGGCGGCGCGCTCCGCTGGTACCCCCGGCGCCACGTGCTCGGCGTCCCGCTCGACGTCGACGACCTCGCCGCCACCGGCATCCTCTCCGACGAGGGCCTGGCCGCCGTGGCGACCGAGGTGGACCGCACCGATCCCGCCCCCGACGGCGACGTCCCGATCGGCGCCTTCCTGGCCGACCGCTTCGGCCGGGAGCTGGTCGAGCACGTGGTGGGCCCGCTCGTCGGCGGGATCAACGCGGGCGACGTCGACGAGCTGTCGATGCGCGCCGTCACCCCGCAGCTGGCCGACGCCGCCGCCGACGGGGGCAGCCTCACGCTCGCGCTGCGCCGCCGGGTGGCCGCCGCCCCGCCGTCGGGACCGGTCTTCCGGGCGCTCCTCGGCGGGACCGAGCGGATGGTCGACGTGCTGGCGGACCGGCTGGCGGGGCGGGGCGCCGACCTCCGCACCGGCGTGGCCGCCACCGCCGTGGGGCGCGACCCCGACGGCGGCGTCGTGGTCGGGACCGCCGACGGCGCCGGGGTGCGCGCCGACGCCGTGGTCGTCGCCCTCCCCGCGCCGGCCGCGTCGACCGTGCTGGGCGCCATCAGCCCGACCGCCGCGGCCGAGCTCGGAGCGCTGGAGCACGTGCCCGTCGCCTTCGTGGCGTTCGCCGTGCCGCGGGCCAAGGTCCCGGTGCCGCTCGACGCGTCGGGCGTGCTCGTCCCCCGCGACGCCGGCCTGCTGATGACGGCGACGTCGTTCGGGTCGGTCAAGTGGCCGCACTGGGACGACGGGACGCACGTCATCCTCCGTGTCGCCGCCGGCCACCGCCACGACGAGCGCCCGTCGACGATGGACGACGAGGAGCTGGTCGCCGCGCTGCGCGCCGACCTGGCCACCGTGCTCGGCATCACCGCCGCACCGGTCGCCACCCGCGTCACGCGCTGGTCGCCCGGGTTCGCGCAGTACGAGGTCGGCCACCTCGACCGCGTTCGGCGCATCGACGCCGCCCTGGCGGCCGACGCCCCCGCCGTGCGGGTCGCGGGCGCCGACCTCGGCGGGCTGGGCCTCCCGGCGTGCATCCGCCAGGGCCGTGACGCGGCCCGCGCCCTCGTCGGCTGA
- the lnt gene encoding apolipoprotein N-acyltransferase, with translation MATPAGADGTAEPDTAAPAAPPGRGRWVTVVLGLLAGLCICFALPPWGWWPLAPVGIALFIHVLGPRGGDGHGRPRRARERAGIGWLVGVAWFGPSTLWMAQLTPPGYVLGVLVAWGGMVAAVAAVCPGDRRRIVALPALLVLFEWFHLHAPFGGIPLSLLATTQTRAPLLPVARLGGVLLLGLAVSTIGAALYLLATRRWLGAAVAAVAVAAVALVGAAWPIGDPVAQVRVAGVQGGGPQGTRYSSADAPIVFGRHLEATRSIAGDVDVVVWPENVVNIEHPFEGSEELGLIVQQAARLDAPIIVGVVEGVDEDHFVNYVVVVHPDGTISDRYDKERRVPFGEYVPMRWLFEPIARESLPQRDQVPGEGEAVVDTGHGRMAVAISWEIFFGRRVREGVRDGGQVVLNPTNGSSYWLTQVQTQQVAMSQLRAVESGRWTVQVSPTGFSAFVDPAGGVHQLTDISEEEVITRTIDRYDGTTPAQALGDVPGLVLAIGGLVAVVIVARRRRATAAPDTDDA, from the coding sequence GTGGCGACCCCCGCCGGAGCTGACGGCACCGCCGAACCGGACACGGCCGCACCGGCGGCCCCGCCCGGGCGCGGTCGCTGGGTCACCGTCGTCCTCGGGCTCCTCGCCGGGCTCTGCATCTGCTTCGCCCTCCCACCGTGGGGCTGGTGGCCGCTCGCGCCGGTCGGCATCGCGCTGTTCATCCACGTGCTCGGCCCCCGCGGCGGCGACGGGCACGGCCGCCCGCGACGGGCACGGGAGCGGGCGGGCATCGGCTGGCTCGTCGGCGTCGCGTGGTTCGGTCCGTCGACGCTGTGGATGGCCCAGCTCACGCCGCCGGGCTACGTGCTCGGCGTGCTGGTGGCCTGGGGCGGCATGGTCGCCGCGGTGGCGGCGGTGTGCCCGGGCGACCGCCGGCGGATCGTCGCGCTGCCCGCGCTGCTCGTCCTCTTCGAGTGGTTCCACCTGCACGCGCCGTTCGGCGGCATCCCGCTGTCGCTCCTCGCCACCACCCAGACCAGGGCACCGCTGCTGCCGGTCGCCCGGCTGGGCGGCGTGCTCCTCCTCGGCCTCGCGGTGTCGACGATCGGCGCGGCCCTGTACCTGCTCGCCACCCGCCGGTGGCTCGGCGCGGCGGTCGCCGCCGTCGCGGTGGCGGCGGTCGCGCTCGTCGGCGCGGCGTGGCCGATCGGCGACCCGGTGGCGCAGGTGCGCGTGGCGGGCGTCCAGGGCGGCGGACCGCAGGGCACGCGCTACTCGAGCGCCGACGCGCCGATCGTCTTCGGCCGGCACCTCGAGGCGACCCGCTCGATCGCCGGCGACGTGGACGTGGTCGTCTGGCCCGAGAACGTCGTCAACATCGAGCACCCGTTCGAGGGCAGCGAGGAGCTCGGCCTGATCGTCCAGCAGGCGGCCCGGCTCGACGCGCCGATCATCGTCGGCGTCGTCGAGGGCGTCGACGAAGACCACTTCGTCAACTACGTCGTGGTCGTGCACCCGGACGGCACGATCAGCGACCGCTACGACAAGGAGCGCCGGGTCCCGTTCGGTGAGTACGTCCCGATGCGGTGGCTGTTCGAGCCGATCGCGCGGGAGTCCCTGCCCCAGCGCGACCAGGTGCCGGGCGAGGGCGAAGCGGTCGTCGACACCGGCCACGGGAGGATGGCCGTGGCGATCAGCTGGGAGATCTTCTTCGGCCGCCGCGTCCGGGAGGGCGTGCGCGACGGCGGCCAGGTGGTGCTCAACCCGACCAACGGGTCGAGCTACTGGCTGACGCAGGTCCAGACCCAGCAGGTCGCCATGTCGCAGCTGCGGGCGGTCGAGTCGGGGCGCTGGACCGTGCAGGTGTCGCCGACGGGTTTCAGCGCGTTCGTCGATCCGGCGGGCGGCGTCCACCAGCTCACCGACATCTCCGAGGAGGAGGTGATCACCCGCACGATCGACCGCTACGACGGGACGACGCCGGCCCAGGCGCTCGGCGACGTCCCCGGTCTGGTGCTGGCGATCGGCGGCCTCGTCGCCGTCGTCATCGTGGCTCGTCGGCGTCGCGCGACGGCCGCCCCCGACACCGACGACGCCTAG
- a CDS encoding c-type cytochrome, which yields MAPSRSPRPGPRALLAGSIALLLAVAGVAAACSSSDDSSADTVPLTGDAAKGQEVVRDLGCTTCHTVDGGDGVGPTFKGLAGSTVTLEGGDEVTADEDYLRTAITDPGEQVVEGFTPIMPERDLSDTQVDQVVAYLQALGSKG from the coding sequence ATGGCGCCGTCCCGGTCCCCCCGCCCTGGTCCCCGCGCGCTGCTCGCCGGCTCGATCGCGCTGCTGCTCGCCGTCGCGGGCGTCGCTGCGGCGTGCAGCTCCTCGGACGACTCCTCCGCCGACACGGTGCCGCTCACGGGCGACGCGGCGAAGGGCCAGGAGGTCGTGCGCGACCTCGGCTGCACCACCTGCCACACCGTCGACGGCGGTGACGGGGTCGGTCCGACGTTCAAGGGCCTCGCGGGCTCGACGGTCACGCTCGAGGGCGGCGACGAGGTCACCGCGGACGAGGACTACCTCCGGACGGCGATCACCGATCCGGGCGAGCAGGTGGTCGAGGGCTTCACGCCGATCATGCCGGAGCGCGACCTGTCCGACACCCAGGTCGACCAGGTCGTCGCCTACCTCCAGGCCCTCGGCTCGAAGGGCTGA
- a CDS encoding GtrA family protein, which yields MPVKISPAAVMDHARSDQGRKQIRYMAVSVVFVPIGQVLIQILGALVFDRNYTTASIVSAAILTVPNFFANKMFVWKDTSKDRLRTQVLVFWVAAMLGVAAATGLTYLVEQQVHDEGIIEPIAVFFAQLLGFGIVWVGRYVILDRWLFKVTHHGEEPGEDDLEMLHGDLPI from the coding sequence ATGCCCGTGAAGATCAGCCCCGCCGCGGTCATGGACCACGCCCGCTCCGACCAGGGGCGCAAGCAGATCCGCTACATGGCGGTGTCCGTGGTGTTCGTGCCGATCGGGCAGGTGCTGATCCAGATCCTGGGCGCCCTCGTCTTCGACCGGAACTACACGACCGCCTCGATCGTGTCCGCAGCCATCCTCACCGTGCCGAACTTCTTCGCCAACAAGATGTTCGTGTGGAAGGACACGTCGAAGGACCGGCTCCGCACGCAGGTACTGGTGTTCTGGGTCGCCGCCATGCTCGGCGTCGCCGCCGCCACCGGCCTCACCTACCTCGTCGAGCAGCAGGTCCACGACGAGGGCATCATCGAGCCGATCGCCGTGTTCTTCGCCCAGCTCCTGGGCTTCGGCATCGTCTGGGTCGGCCGCTACGTCATCCTCGACCGCTGGCTGTTCAAGGTGACCCACCACGGCGAGGAGCCGGGCGAGGACGACCTCGAGATGCTGCACGGCGACCTGCCGATCTGA
- the dtd gene encoding D-aminoacyl-tRNA deacylase, protein MRGLIQRVRSASVTVAHPPSADGGRREEVVGEIGPGLCVLVGVTHDDDEAGARALAGKIWNLRVFDDADGVMNLSAADTGRELMVVSQFTLYGDTRKGRRPSYVAAARPEVAEPLVEAVVEELRALGATVATGRFRTDMAVALVNDGPVTLLVET, encoded by the coding sequence ATGCGCGGCCTGATCCAGCGAGTTCGCTCAGCTTCGGTCACCGTGGCGCACCCTCCGAGCGCCGACGGTGGTCGACGTGAGGAGGTCGTGGGCGAGATCGGCCCGGGCCTGTGCGTGCTCGTCGGCGTCACCCACGACGACGACGAGGCCGGCGCCCGGGCGCTGGCCGGCAAGATCTGGAACCTCCGGGTCTTCGACGACGCCGACGGCGTGATGAACCTGTCGGCGGCCGACACCGGCCGCGAGCTCATGGTCGTCAGCCAGTTCACGCTCTACGGCGACACCCGCAAGGGCCGGCGACCGAGCTACGTCGCCGCGGCGCGGCCCGAGGTGGCCGAACCGCTCGTCGAGGCCGTGGTGGAGGAGCTCCGGGCGCTCGGCGCCACCGTCGCCACCGGCCGGTTCCGCACCGACATGGCCGTCGCGCTGGTCAACGACGGGCCGGTCACCCTGCTCGTCGAGACCTGA